One Heterodontus francisci isolate sHetFra1 chromosome 13, sHetFra1.hap1, whole genome shotgun sequence genomic window, ttcacaaaccactgaccacctccaggcgcttacccattgtctctcgagataaggaggcccaaaaaaaaaagaatttcagcaaagcaatcacctgACCTGCGTTTGGCCACCTCGATGTTGAGACTGCACTGGGAGCGGTGAGACAGTATCCAGTTGACAGGACCTGGCAATTGCTGTCTGACGTGGAAGGTGTGGGAGGAGGTGAGTGTGAGCACAGACCCTTAACAAAGTGAACACACAATGAGTCTGAGGGAAGCAGCCAACCAAAATGTCCTGCATTTGTGCCATAGGCATTTGCTGAGCTATGATGGAAATTAGGTCATAATAAAGTGGGGCTTTCAGAGTAAAGTCCATCTGACAGGCTGCCTGTATGTCTTTGTAGTTTCCCTATTGGGTGTGACCCCCTCAGGTCGATAACCACTACACTAACTAACCAGGAGCCCTGCCCAAAACCTGAGTTCAAGTTCCCAGGGATGGATTCATCATGTTGCATATAATATAATATACATGTTGGTACATTATTCCAGTGCAGCACATTGTGCTTCAACATGTAAAGGGACAATGGGTTTTCACCCGTGTTCCTCTGTGACCAGGTACCATGTGAAGGGTGGATGCAGCTCATCAGCCCATTCCTAGTCAGTGACAGCAGAGGGACTGGAAAAGAGCAACAGAAGAAAATATCCAGCATATTATTTTGAAAGAGTAATTGATTAAGTTGTGAGTATTTGAGACGGTGAGGGACTTCCCATCATCCTGCAGCTCTAGTCTTTATCCACTGAAAAAGTTTACATCCAAAGTTTAAGGTAATGTTTGATATTGGTAATTTTTCTGGAACTTCAATATTATTGGGATTGGATTAGCTTCATAATTATAAATTGCTGCTGTGCTCCTGACCAATCAGTGATACTGTATCAGACGTAGATCTAAAGTCAATGAGACTAACTTTGCAACAATGTTCTCTGAAATCAACATGCAGTCTCATTATCATTTGAGCATTCTGTTACTGGACCCCATTCCTTATCTTACCCTAAACCTATACCCTCTGCTTATGGATccctcagccaaggggaatagggcttcctatccaccctatcaagacccctcataattttatacatttaaatcttccctcagcctcctttgttctaaagaactctagcttgtccaatcttttctcataactaaaattctccagttctaGCAAtctcctaaatctcctctgcagtgcaatcacctCTTTCTTAGTGtggatactccagctgtggccttcagGGGTGAGAGTCCTAACGTCTGAGCAATGTCTGAGACACCAAACAACTTGGTTAACAACTAATTGTGAGGAAAGGAGATCATTAATCTTCCGCTTAAACATGGATTGATGGCAGAGACTGTAAAACAATATTGTACACCGGATTTTAAATAACTCTTTGTTATGGGACAAGTCACTACATGTTTGTGTAAAAGTCAGTGGGTGGTGAGAATGTGACCTTTTTAATAGTTCAGGCCACACTATTCTTTTCAAACTCTCCTTCACACTGTGCGGATTCACAAGCCAAAGCTCTCCCAGAGGGCAACAACACCAGAGATAAACATCCCTGATTCACTAACGCTGGTGGAGGGGGATACAGTTGCCAACTGTGGCTGGATGTATTTCTGGAGGTGCCATCACCCTGACCTCCCTCACAGTCCCCCTGTCATTGGTCGGTTGGCATGTCCATACTTGTGTCCCAGTGTTTCCCACGGCCAATGGGAAAGCAAACACACTCTTGGTTGCTCACTTGTCAGTCAAGCAGCCTTTACTTTCCCATCACCAACATTTTGATGATTGATAAAGTAATTGAACTAAAATTATATTAATGTGACTTTGATTTTTCTCCTGTTACTCCCAGGAGTGTCCTCAggattaattttcaattcctggagGATTGACCACTCTACCAGGATGAGGAGGCAGGAGACAACCTTCCTGACCGTTATTAAATTTAGCAAACCTGgagccctgcaaccctccgagatctctgcactttcCCAATTCTCACCTCtcctgcatccctgattttaatcactccaccattggtggccttgtcttcagttgctgaggccctaagctctggaattccctccctaaacctctccacctctttctccctctttcagaCACTCCTGAAGAACtacctgtgaccaagcttttgctcacctgtcctaaaatttccttatgtggctcggtgtcaaattttgtttgacgtccctgtgaagcattttgggatgttttactactttaaaggtgctatacataTGCAAATTGTTATTTGGCACCCCTGTTGTCCCCAGTCCAGTTGGAAACTACACGTTCAAGGCATTGTGATGAGCAGTGTTGTTAAACATGTGTATTGTTTCATCTGAAACTTTGGCAGTACGCAGTTAAAGTTTTCCAAAATTAGTTTGTTCAACTCAACAGTTTAATGTACGAGTGAAACTGAGGTACTTTATTAGTGTTCATTCAGCCAGTTTGACTTgctgtgtgtgtatttatttctTGTAGCAGTTCATTGCTTAGTCTGGAATGTCTGGGTATTTTGTACTCTATGCAGTGTAACACTGCAGTGAAAGGTAGATTGTTGTCCTTGGAGCTTCCTCTAATTGTGTTCGCTACCCACATCATGTTTTGACTCTTGGGAGTTGTCTTTTGTAGTTCATGGAGTGCTGGGAGCAAGTCCAAATTGTAACAGGAATTGGACACAAGCATATGAGTGTGTTTGTGTATTCCAaaatatttatagcacagaaacaggccattcagcccaactgatctgtgCTGGTCTTTATGCTCCATACTAGCTTCCTATCACCCCTTTACATGGGAACATCAGAAATAggtgcatgagtaggccattcagccccttgagtctgttccgccattcaactagatcatggctgatcttctacctccacCATTCTCCCGCACTATCCCCCTATCCCTTAATATCCTttaatctagaaatctattgatctctgtcttgaacatactcaatgactcaacctccacagccctttggggtagagaattccaaattcaTTGATCAGATTAAGACTcttttccttctattcctaagaaaccgcTGTAAGCCAAAAATCCTTTTGTCCCCAGAtaactttttttgtgtgtgtgcatgagggttaaggaatgAAGGagttttttcatatatatagatttatctcgataagtagttaagacttattattttctAATAGTTAAtctttaaagaaacctgatttggtGTGCTATATTCTGGGAGGAAAAGTACAGTGTTTAAATTTGGCTAATTCCTTGGTAGGTGGGGAACTTTATTTGATATACTATGACCtgtagagtagtgggactgaattaacagtgcatcactctctccttGGTTGTAACAACAGTTATAATTTTTCTTGAAGCAATAAAATGTTTGTGATTAAATGCTTTATGTAGCATAGTACGGAGCCAGCCTATCAGGAAAGCCCCAAGTTCAATCAGTTCTGGCCCTTGTACTTTGAGTTTGCTGGTCTGGAAGTAGTGTCTCCATAAATAGCCTGACCATCCTCCGGCTAGGGAGGGGGAGATCAGCTAGgaatcctgttcctgatcactaacCAGTGATTCTTCTGGAAATGGACTTGGGATGATGAAAGGATTAGGGCCAACTTTTGATAGCTTTATAGACAAATGGCCTGttgacattcactgtccaattcacAATGAAGAATAGCCACTTGAGTAAAGTACCCAGGCTGTATGTCCTAGTGCGTTTATACCCATATTTCCTgtcactctatcagcatatccttctgttcctttctcatgtgtttatccagcttcccctttaatgcatcgatactattcacctcaaccactccctgtggtagtgagttccacattctgcccactctctggataaagaagtttctcctgaattcccaattggatttattagtgactgtctgtcTTATGTTGCTGGcccctagtttagtttagtttagagatacagcactgaaacaggcccttcggcccaccgagtctgtgccgaccatcagccacccatttatactaatcctacactaatcccatattcctaccacatccccatctgtccctatatttacctaccacctacctatactaggggcaatttataatggccaatttacctaccaacctgcaagtcttttggcttgtgggaggaaaccggagcacccggagaaaacccccgcagacacagggagaacttgcaaactccacacaggcagtacccagaattgaacccgggtcgctggagctgtgaggctgcggtgctaaccactgcgccactgtcccgccACCACTGTTCTGGTCTatgccacaagtggaaacattttctcaacatctatcctatcaaaaccccttcataatcttaaaagacctccatcaggtcacccctcagccttctcttatctGGGGCAACAAGCCCGAGCCCATTCAGTGTGTCTGCATAGGGCTGGGGGTTTGGATGTGTGTGCATCTGTACAGCCATTAGCAATTCGGCCTACTTCCTGTACCCATCATCACAAGTTTTTCATGAAGGCAGTAATGAAGAGAAGTATGTGCTTGCTGTGTTCACATATTTTAAAAGGACATTTACTGGTGAATCTAGAAATATTCAGATAGAGGAAAATTTAGGTCTTCCATGAATAGTCGCGAAAGTTGGATTTCAGAACAGTTTGTGTTTAAGATTTGTTCCCCACTCAGTATTAGAAATAATTATTTTTTTGCTGTTATGATGTTACAATCCATGACCATTTTAACTTGAAGACAGATATCACTGTTAGTGGATAAAATTCAGACAAAGAAAAGTGATTGAGAAACTCTCTGGTTTAACTAGCTTGAGACCGGGATTGTCCTGCTTAATAATAGGATTTGTTTTGTATTTGAAGAACTAgagttgtattctctggaatttagaaggttaagaggtgaacacaagaaataggagtaggagtagaccattcggcccatcgagcctgctccgccattcaacacggtcatggctgatcttgggattcaattccactttcccacccgctccccatatcccttgattccgagagaccaaaaatctatctatcccagccttaaatatattcaatgatggagcatccacaaccctctggggcagagaattccaaagactcaactcTTTGAtgtaattgctcctcatctcagtcctgaatgatcggcccctttatcctgagactgccccCGCGTTTTAGATTTGATCGAAGCTTCAAGATACTGAGGGGAATTGATCAGGCAAATAGACAGAAACACCTACCACTGCTGGGGACTagaagcatagtctaaaaattcagagccagacctttcaggagtggaattaggaaacacttctacacacaaaggctggtagaagtttgggactctcttccacaaatggcatttGGTATTCAATCAATTGTTAAAATTCTTCAATCTCCAATCTTAAATTTTTTTCATCCAAAGAGATTAAGGGATATTGggtaaaggtgggtatatggagttaggtcatagatcagtCAAGATTTCACTGAATGgaagaataggctcgaggggctgaatggcctcctcctgttcctaagacTGATTTACTACGTTTGACTGGGACAGGCACAAGTTTGAATGATCAGGTGAAAAAGGAAACTTGTTAGAAAGGACTGACTGCTTTGGATCTGATGGTTGAATATTTGAATTTTACGTTGAATAAGTTGGAAATCCCTCCAGTTTTGCTGCTCTTTGTGCTCTGCCcagttttacccccccccccccccccccccccaactcgctTTGCCTCTTACAGGTATTTTACTGGCATTCCGGAATGATGCTGCTCACAATATGAAAGAGAGTTACTCAGAAGGGGTACATCCATTCTCTGTACAAAGACTGCAGTCCAGGGACAGGCAAGTTTTAACTTGTTCTGTTGTAACTGCAGGATCCCGGTGAAGGGAATGTTATTGTGCTGCTGTTTAGCAAAGAAACTCTTTTGTGGTCTACTATTCAAGTGTTAATTAAAACATTCAATAAGAGCAAGATAACTTCCTGTGCTAGAGCAGAGGGTTACAGCAGCTGAAACTGGAAAGGCCAGTAGCTGATTGATGTTCTGGTGGCCAGTCAGTATGATCAATACTTTCTCAGTGGGGTAGGTTCTGGAAATGAAGACTTCCCGATAACTGAGGATTTCTTGGAGGTCATGTTGTAGGGTGGAGAGTAAAGCAGCGATCCTCATTAGAGTGGAAGGCCTGTCGAAGTAACGGCAGCAATTTTTAACACGCTCTCACTTGCATCCATAGACAGTGCAGATGTGCTACAGTCAGCTGCAGCTTTGAAGCAGTGTGTATATTCCAGGGTGCTGCTATCCAGAAAGTGTTAATAACCTcagcacactcttacactctcattcAGTAACTGGAGGAACACACTGTATTTAATACAGAATAGCAGCAActtatttagaatcatagaaagtttaaggcacagaaagaggtcactcggcccatcgtgcctgtgctggccaaaaaacaatccacccagtgtaatcccaccttccagcatttggtccgtagccctgcagtttacggcacttgaggtgcatatccagactctgttttgaatgagttgagggtctctgcctcaactaccctttcagtcagtgagttccagacccccaccacactctgggtgaaaagattttccctctctcccttccttctaaactttctaccaatcgctttaaatctgtgcccccttgtcactgactttTCTGCTAAGGTcaatagacgcttcacctccactctatccaggcccctcaaaatgatgtacatttcaatccgatctcccctcagccttctctgttccaaggagaacaaccccagcctatccaatcattgctcatagctgcatttttccagttctggcaacatcctcgtaaatctcctctgtaccctctctggtgcaattacatcctttctgtaatgaggtgaccagaactgcacacagtactcaagttatggtctacccaatgagttatacagttccagcataacctccctgctcttatattctatacctcggctactaaaggaaaggatttcatatgccgccttaaccacctttattgacctgtcctaccttcagggatctgtggacattcagtccaaggtccctcacttcctctacatttctcagtattttcccattaatcgtgtattccttttccttgtttgacctccccaaatgcatcacctcacacttctctgggttgaattccatttgccacttttctgcccatctgacctgaccatcaatatcttcctgcagcctacagctatcctcctcgctgtctaccactatcctcctcgctgtctaccacacggccaatctttctctttttttctctcccctctctcccctctctcccctctctcccctctctcccctctctcccctctctcccctctctcccctctctcccctctctcccctctctcccctctctccccgtaGATTACCCACGTGGCCACTTGAGCACAGTCTGTGTGATAGGGGATGTAGTGAGAAATGTGCAATGCAGAATGGTTTTTGATGTGAAGGAATTCTCTATTCAGGTGGGATTTGTCCTGGCCAGCAATGCTTTGCTTGCTAATATTGTTTGCCATGAAATATATCCAATTTCCCAATTTAAGCACTTGCTCCCAACAAATCTCTGCAAAATTGGGTGATAAAGTACAAAAGATGGGGAAATGTCAACATTGTATACCATATAAGGAAATCTTTGTATAATTAAACTTCTCCAGCTGGCTTAGAAAGCAGCTCTCCTATGCAGTGCCACTGTCTGGTACAATGTGAGTTTACAGCTGTGTCAAAGATTGCATTGTCATGGTGAGTTCAGACCAGCTCCTTCCTCACAGGAAGGGTGGGGTTATCTTCACTCTGTGACTCACAGCAACTGGCTCAAGAGTTGACAAAGGCTATGACTGGAGAAGCCAGTCTGTTCTGGCTGGGAAGATGTGAACTTTATCCAAGATCAGAGTGTCTACCTTTCCCAACACTAATAGTCTGACCTCCCATTTCTCTGATACGTGACCCCCAAACTGGGCTAAAGAACTAtaatggggaaggaaatctgcagattGTAAAAGGAGGGAAAGATCGCTGATCGACTGCAATCTGGTTAAGGTGTTTTACACTCCGTTTAGTCTCCTGGCAACCATATGAATAAAGAGCTACTGCAGTTTAGCAGCTTTGAGCCCGGTTTGTGTGTGGTTGTGTTAGCTGTCTGGCAGAACGCTTACTTGCTACATGAGCTTGAATTCTTGCACCTGTTACCTACTGTTCTGTCAAATTGTGCGGCATGAAAGATTTTTCTCATGAGTGATAGGACAGCTGGGACTTGGTgtaattctgaaactaaaatagatcaagtatataattggccgtattggtaactgggtaaaacatttaaatatatgttgtgacctgtgaagaagtggaactagagaaggaCAGTGCAACCCTCCAGCCTCAGTCTTAACAAAACTGTACAGTGTTTCCTGACATCTTGTGACTTGGACCGAAATCACCCATAAATATCATCTAGCAATCTGTTTGCTTTAAGGTACGCTGCGCAGTAGTTACCATGTTGCATAACTAATCTACTAGCACACCCAACCTCCTTCACTGACCATCTCTCCCCtgccagtttttctctctctctcgcttccccaacCCCCCCTCAACTCAGTATAGACAGAGGTGTGCCTAGTACTGCCCCCtggtgtttttttaattcattcatgggatgtgggcgttgctggctaggctagcatttattgcccatccctaattgcccttgagaaggtggtggtgagctgccttcttgaactgccgcagtccatgtgaggtaggtacacccagagtgctgttaggaagggagttccagaattttgacccagcgacagtgaaggaatggagatatagttccaagtcaggatggtgtgcatcaCTTGTAACTCTTACTGAACGACACCCGTTTACTGTGAGCTCTCGCTTCCACTCATCAACCACATTTCTATGTTGCTACGTTTCCTTGCTTAACCCATACATCTCTAAATGCTCCTTCATTTTATTTCAACTTGTGCCCATGCTATGCCAAGGGATCCTGCTTTGGGCGCAAGTGTAAATTTGGACGCAATTCGTGCTCCATGTTGGGAGGAGGCATAAACACAGCATGGACTGGTTAGGTCTGGTGATCtagttctgtgctgtagactccgtGTAACTCAGTACTTTACATGGACTGGTTAGGTCTGGTGATCtagttctgtgctgtagactcagtGTAACTCAGTACTTTACATGAACTGGTTAGGTCTGGTGATCtagttctgtgctgtagactcagtGTAACTCAGTactttacagtttttttttaaattttcagataATGCCAGCAGTTGTAAATGAATCCGTTATAGACCTTCATGGCCTTGAAGATTGAGACCTTTTCTTACATTTCAGCCAAAAACAACCAAGAGGCTTGGTAAGTGGAATTATACTGAGTTGGTGGCAAATTGCTCTGAACTCCTTCAGTATCCAACAGTTACTGTTCTTTAATGACTTTGATTCATCTCCATTACTTCCATTAACTGCGAAAAGTTTCAAAACCCACCAACGGTTGTATGAGGGATCATTGGAGCAAATCCAGAAGAAAAATATCCCAATTGTTCTTTACCCTAGCAACTCCAAAATCACTTTAGGAAAATTTGTAACTGATAGCTCTATTAACTACAAGTAGATGCCCAGCCCATTCAGGAGTCTTGCTTTAATGCCTAGGTCCAAGCAGGTGAGCAATATGAATGTTTTATCTGCATGTAGGTGCACATTtgtcctttttttaaaataaaaatctaGAAACTTGAACAGTATATATAAAACAACAATGTAGTTTAAAACTATTATTAAATTCACTCCTACACAAAAGCAGGGTCACTTACTGACTTTTTGCTGAGGGCCAGAATATCaatatttttttttctgttttgctTTTTAACTCGCTCTCTCCAAAATTACTGTCTCCCtttcctcttcctctgctttttctCCTTTCCATCTCTCCTCTTTTTAATTCTCTCgtgcactctcttgctctctctgtctttgtgtctttctttctgttttctggagagagaaaaTTATCACAACActcccagattgttgtaaaaacttctTGAATGCCCTTTTACCCCCGATCCAGTCTGGCCTGCATGTCATTGCTGAATTTACCATGGACTTGATGTTCCAAATGGCCACTTCCTGTGTCATCATAACTCTACAAATATGTCCAAAGAAGTCTTGCAAATGTAAAAACAATAGAAAATATCATGAATTTTTTTTCAATATAGATAAAAGCATATTTAATCACTTTACCTTTTTTTTTAAGGGAGTTGATATGCAGGAGAAAAATAAAAGATATTCCTGCCCCCGTTCTGGATATTCATCGAGAGTGATACCATCAGAAAGTGGGAGTGACAATCGGACTAACTCGCTGCCTTGCCAATCCTTACAGTCTTTATATTCTGCAAACCACCCAAAATCTTCACCACCTTCACTTTCTCGAACAGGTGAAGCAGTTGGTAAATTTGACCTGAAGATGACCAGATCCAGCATTTCATCACCAGCATCACCAAAGAACTTTGAGTTTGAAAGATTGGACAGACGGAGGTGCCTGTCCACTCCAAGGTACAGTACTTGGCTGGATACATCCACCTCCTCTCAATGTTTGCCAAAAAGAAAGGCCATGTTCAGCACACAAGATGTAAAGTTACACGGATATACATCATTGGGCCAAATGTCTAATGGGGGTCTTTCCTCTACTGTCTCCAGCATTAAGCCTCTGTATGGAAAACAGATACCGCCCCAAATATCAGAATACTGGGAACTGAGACGTCCTGATTCTTTCAGACCATTTAGAGATCGGACTTCACCTGATTGGGATCCTGATGAGGAATATCAGGCTTTGCTCGATTTTACATATCCCTTAAGACCAGGGCATTTTGCCTCCAAGAACTCTTTAGATGGCGATGATTTGTCCTCTGACTCATGTTTAAAGGATTCGGGCATTGTGGCTGACAGTCCTTTGCCCTCTTTGTCAAATACATTAACAACAAACAGCACGTTCCCATTCCCTGCTTCCCAGTCTAGCACCAGCAACACTGCTAACCTAGCCTGGGGCTATAGCAGCCGCAGAGAAGATATGGACCCTCCTCGTTATTCCTCCAGTCCTTTGCACATGTGTAGACAACCTTCCAATTTGACTTCCCATCCAACCTATAAAGCTAGTATAATTCCAAGAGCCTTTGTGGAATGTTCTCCAATCAATAAGATGCAACTTCCAGAGAGTTTAACTAACCGTGcaatcccatctgactctaccttgacCACTTCAGTTgccaattccagatttctattgaGGAGCTTAAATGAAGAATCTTCCAACCACTTGAGATCAGGAAGTGATCCTGTAGGCTTCATACCAACAACACAGATACTTCCCTTAAATAAAGAATGGGAGAATGACGAGGAGTATCTGGCCCTCCCATACAAGCTGAATGAGTTGGAAGTTTTGGCTCAGCAATTGGAAAACTTTTCAGTTCATTTGGATAACAAGTCAACCTACATGATCAACGCAAAAGGAGGGATCATAAAGACGACAGAGGGCACAGACATTCAAGGTGGCAGCACTGAGGATAGTCTTATTGACCAGAGCAGCAGTGCTGAAGTCGCCCAGTCCAGCTGCCAACTGGGAATTAGCCCCATAAATGCACCCAAGGGTCCATGGCGTGAAGATACAATCATGGATTTAAAGAAGACCTCTGACTTTATTAAAAAGCTAGGCAGGTGGCCTGGTTCCCGACTGATATTGAGCCAACAGCTGGAACAAGTAACGGAGGAGCAGAAGAATGATAGTCTTCTTGTTCACATGCAGGTAAAGCTGTACATTTCTTTAAAGGTTTGATCTTTCAGTCGAATACCTCATACGAGTAGAATAAAATTGCTTTTATTTTGCTTGCACAATCATATTGAATTAAGCAACCTAGAACTGAAAACAAGTTAATGAATGTTTTTAGTTTTGAATTTTTTTGTTTCTTTAAACCTGAGGAAATTCTAACAAGGATCTAACTGAATTGTGCTGGGCTGCTGTGCTCCCATCACTctacagctatcaggaaagattgaagaggGTGAGGCTCTTTTTTTTTAGAAGAGAGAAGACTTGGAGGATGAGTTGGACAGGGCAGATGTGGAAGGaatgtttctgcttgtgggagaatccaaaactaggggccatcaatacaggatagttactaataaatccattaGGAAAGtatggagaaatttctttactccaatggttagaatgtggaactcaataccacaggAATGTTGatgcaaatagcttaga contains:
- the cep68 gene encoding centrosomal protein of 68 kDa, which encodes MQEKNKRYSCPRSGYSSRVIPSESGSDNRTNSLPCQSLQSLYSANHPKSSPPSLSRTGEAVGKFDLKMTRSSISSPASPKNFEFERLDRRRCLSTPRYSTWLDTSTSSQCLPKRKAMFSTQDVKLHGYTSLGQMSNGGLSSTVSSIKPLYGKQIPPQISEYWELRRPDSFRPFRDRTSPDWDPDEEYQALLDFTYPLRPGHFASKNSLDGDDLSSDSCLKDSGIVADSPLPSLSNTLTTNSTFPFPASQSSTSNTANLAWGYSSRREDMDPPRYSSSPLHMCRQPSNLTSHPTYKASIIPRAFVECSPINKMQLPESLTNRAIPSDSTLTTSVANSRFLLRSLNEESSNHLRSGSDPVGFIPTTQILPLNKEWENDEEYLALPYKLNELEVLAQQLENFSVHLDNKSTYMINAKGGIIKTTEGTDIQGGSTEDSLIDQSSSAEVAQSSCQLGISPINAPKGPWREDTIMDLKKTSDFIKKLGRWPGSRLILSQQLEQVTEEQKNDSLLVHMQTFSTKLEEMVEWLYEVVETTDNWIPPQFRMESIKASLDKCMAFKQLTESVLTSGEILLKAMTNTTPVLKETLELIARQSKQLNGHAAHLYSSVLAAMNMVKDDLETKQQEFKTASLERQSVLTLETASGFAEHDASNHMNLDHSI